The Onychostoma macrolepis isolate SWU-2019 chromosome 20, ASM1243209v1, whole genome shotgun sequence nucleotide sequence ATGATTCATCCCAAGGAGAACATATAAGAGTAATATAAGAAGTTTAGAATATAGCTGTAGAAAATACCAAAAGTACtgaagggatatttcaccccaaaatgaatattctgtcattacttACTTGCCCTCATATCTATCAGACacaaattaagaaatgtttagTGAAACCTGAGATTTTTGTCCCTCCGTTCAAAGTTCGTTCCACCAAAACTTTGCCACTTCAAAAGGGTTTAGAAAGAAATTTTTAGAAAGAGtcgtttaatccaagtcttctgaagagacacaaGATCACTTTATATGATAAACAGATTTCATTTAGGCCTTTATTCATATAAACAGTGACCAATGCACATACATAGAACAaatcaaatatggtaaatgaCAGCTCAACAGTATTTCGCAAAAACAAACCTCGCTGATTTTTGCAGAAGCATAAACGTGCTTACTATGTTGGTTCAAGCACGTTTCAGCTTATGTTTTGAGCATCAAGTTTGGTGAAATTGACTTTCAGTGGAGGCACAGAACTCTCTCAGtgtgattaaaaatatttatttgtgtttgaaagatgaatgaaagttttgtgggtttggaatgacatgagggtgagtaaatggtaacagaatttaaatttttaatttaatgtgtcacAGTATGCTTTCATATTATGGAAAAGAGCTGGGTGAGCATTCTTCTAAACAGCAACAAAATGATTTatgagggggagtaaatgatgacttatTTTAATCTGAAAAAGCTCAGTTAAACACCCGCTGAAGTGTGTACACATTCATACTATGTTACACACAGGCATTGCACAATTCTGCATTATTGTACATATCTGTTTACTACAGTAATGCAAGCTGGGTACTGGGGAAGGGACAGGATGAAATAAGCGGATAGTGAagaagaaaggaagaaagagaAGGAGGAGAAGATGAGGCTGGAGAATTTGAGTCAAGAGGGGCTTTGTTGAGGGGGTTAGAAAAGGGAGGTCAAGGGTAAGTATTGGGAATGACTGGGAATGTAAAGGACATTGTTGAAGAAGAGTGAGCCATGTGTCAAACACACAGATGACTCACTGCCTGGGTTCAAGCTAAATACCACAGGCTGGCCTGCTGGTTCATATACAGTAGTTTCTTGGCTAATATACAGATGAGTTACCCACTCAAGTTCAATACTTAGTGGTTTGTTCAAATCTGTAACCCTACTGTAACTATGAGGAATACTAATAGTCATACGTGATTTAGCAAACACCTCCAACAATTTGTAGTAGCCTATTAGCAATAGTGCTGCAGGGATGACATATTTTCGTAATCCAAAACccaaaaattagtttttttgaatGGGGTTTtggttaaatgtctgaaataaggtctgtggtttacaaaagcaaaaaacattttcacatttattttacaacAGAATACATCAGTAATGCCCcctttgtgatttaaaaaaaaaaaaagttgttagCAGTCTTGAAAAAGACTAGATAAATCTTTATGTTTATAATTGCGCTCTTGCAAACTATTCTGACTCAAGCTTTAagggaaaatgtttttaacggtttttaaagagttaaaaaaaaaaaaaaaaactaaatattgtaTTAGGTTTTGCTACTTCCGGTTTGGCCTACAAAGTACATCATCACTGCAGCACTTTATACCATGGAtgattttacctgcattttgCCCCTCTCCCTGGATGCCTTTAACTAGGTCTAATCCAGTGGGACTTCCCCTCTATTTTGGGCAAAAGTTCTGTTTTAGATCTGCGCACACCCTATTTCCACTATCATCTTTATCATCCATAGTGACTTCATCTCAAGCCTGGGATTCATCAGACCAAATGGAAACCACATTTTTCCATGGAAAAGGCTAACTTTTCCTATCATTGTATTGTTGCTTTCAAAATATATTGAAGAAAAATCAAAGACAAACGGTTCCACACCATGAATCAACCAGAAGCTAACAAATAGAGCTATAATGGtgtttacactttttggtgtaaTCAAACTATGATTGGTTTATTTAGATATCTCTGCACTTTAAACAGgggtaagttttttttaacatcacCCATGAAGAATATCCAGCTGCAGTTCCTCTACTGgactgttttatttatagaCAGCACTCATATCCTCTGCACATACTGTAGATGGTGAAAATGAACTGGTTCTGGATTATGAATTCACTACTTTCTGATTATTTAAAGATAGATTGTCTCACAACTCATTTGTAAATGTACAGGCCAGTACAAGTTGTGTGTAAACGTGCCATAAATATCAGAGTATGAGGGTCATGAAGGGTGGGACGAGGTTTATGGTTTCACTGTAAGACTGGACTAGTCCAAGTATGCAGTGACAGAGTCTCTGGCACTGTGCCTCAGACAGGGACTGTCAGTGTATCATGTGAGGGAAGTTTTATGTGTagggtttttgttttgttttttggaaggAGAGTTTTACTTTGGCTTGTATGAGGATTTGTCTGCCTGTTGTATGTTTTTTCGTATGTGTAAGCTTTTTTGACATAATGCTCAATGCTACCTTTTCAGAGATTTCCTGCCTAGAGGCTCAGGAATTGTTACAAGGAGACCACTTGTCCTTCAGCTCATCAGTTCAACTTCAGGTAcatatactactttttggttaTACTTTTACTGCGGCCCTAACTAACAACTAACAACCAATCCAAAATGTATAACACtcaaaacacgcacacacacacacgttcaacAAATAACTAATTATGTATACcctatataaaataatgatcaTAAATCCAATTtaagctgcatttttttttttcagtttcagtctTTTAAATTCCATAACACCTTTCTCTGAAAATGATGACTGCTCAAAAGCTGGTCTACATtttagtacatgtttttacactTCCCTGACTATGATaatcaatacttttttttttttgataaatgtttttttactaTAATACCACGTCATTGACTTCTATCTGTTACACTCAAAACCTGTTTATAGAAACACTATTGGTGTAGTAACAGATTGAGGTGTCTGACTCCAAAAGATCACACAATACAAtaaatgtgtgaaaaaaaaaaaacattgcatacATAGACATCTTGTCTTTTTAATGCCTAAATAAAGTCTAATCATATAAAACGTTAAAATTAGTTTGGTAACACAGTTACAcctacaaattaaaaaataataataataattacttttgACTTTAAATCTTTTAATACTTTAAATCTTTTGACTTTAATCAATCAAGTCCctttttgttaataatattcTACACAGGTTAGTTTTTATAAACCATCCTAGTCAGAGTCTCTAGTTTCCATCTGTTAATAGCCAATATCATGTGGCCTATATAGAGTATGTACACTGAACACTAGAGGGCAGTGTCTTCCCTGTTAAGGTTAGAATCAGTCAGTGTTTGGAGAGTGGAGAATTTAATTCATGAATGACACATTGTTTAGCTGTCACTTCTCTTAAGGCACTATCATCTTCTGCTTTCTCTAATTCATACTTTCCATTCTCCACCGCAGAGCATGCCGAGTTTCTGCACTGTAAAGGAAAGAAGTTTACAGACTTCGATGATGTCCGACGGGAGATCGaagcagagacagacagagtcACGGGAACAAATAAGGGCATATCCTCCATTTCCATCAACCTTCGTGTCTACTCTCCAAATGGTATTATTGTCAGAAAACAAGTGATTCATTGATGTACATTAATGcccttatgctcacaaaggctgcatttattgtcatcattttacaatattatttattcctgtgatgtcaaagctgaattttcagcagctgttttgatgctcaagaatcatgtcttattaatgataatattgcttatgcttaatatttttgtttaaaccaTGATCTCTTTTTAGGATTCTGTGATAAAAAAGAAAGTTTACTTTTTAACTTTACTATAACTTTTGctcaatttaatgtgttcttactgattttctttaaaaaaaaaaaaaaaaaaaagctaaacacaaaacaaaataaatgatacTGAAGGTATATTTGCTCTCCTTTTAATGGTGTTTATGCCtctcatttagatttttttccttCCTATAAGTATCTCTGACCAAAtatttgtgtctgtttttgtttttctctgtttcTTGTAGTTTTGAACCTCACTCTGATAGATCTTCCAGGCATAACTAAAGTACCAGTGGGAGATCAGCCCCCTGACATTGAATACCAGATCAGAGACATGATCATGCAGTTCATCTGCAGAGAGAATTGTCTCATCCTGGCTGTCACACCCGCTAACATGGATCTGGCTAACTCTGATGCTCTTAAACTGGCCAAAGACGTGGATCCACAGGGTGTGTGGGAAAGAGCAGTTAGAGCTCATGTCTGTCCTCAGTTATATCCCCTCTTGGCAATCTCACATCTTCATAGTGTCTTTCCTTCTTGTTTTTCTTCCGGTTGTACTTGATCTTTCTTTCAGGCCATCGCACCATCGGTGTGATCACTAAGCTGGATCTGATGGACAAGGGCACAGATGTCAGGGACGTGCTGGAGAACAGGTTACTGCCACTACGCAGAGGTACAGCGCACATGTAGAAATGTGCTGTCAGCAGAGGCCCAGTGCAGTTTGGTCTAAGACCTGGGCCACTGCCAAGCAAGTCTGCTGCAGGCTATAGTGGCTAAAACAGGGCCAGGTGCAGAgtcttcatgcttcctgctgctgccTTAATGCATTAGACACACAGAAGTCCAGCCATGGAGAAGGGTTAAGACACCCTGGAAATCCTATTCCTCAGTCATTTATGCAGATTGCATACAGACTTACTTCTAGTTGTAGAACGttggctttttctttttttgttgtgaaGGGGTCACAACACTGCTGAACTTTCAAGAAATCGCATTTTCCCTCCTAAAGTCTAAAGTTCTAGAGAAATAATTTTTGCCATAACAGAGTTGAGCTCATGCTTTGGCTAGGCCAGCGATTCTCAAGCTTTTTGACTCCTTGTCtacaacaatatttaaataacataatttttttaattactaatgCAGATTAAATTCAGAATTCATGTAATTGAAAATAGATTTCACAATTGGCTAAATGTCCTTTAGGCATCCTGTTCTTTTTAACCAATGGatttacatgacttttccagtcGTTTATGATTTACTTGAGAAGGTTATAAGGAATAATAAGGAATTAAGGAATAATATCTCTTATGTTTATCTGTTTTAGCATCttttaaagcttgttttgtCTAAATCTTATTGTTAAATAATCTTGAGTCATCTTGAGGACATCTTTGAAGTTTGTTTAGGCTCCCTAGTAGACCCCAGCCCCCTGGTCGAGAACCACTGCATCTAGTCTAAATGAAATGCAATACTGATAAAAACTGTGACATAAAGCCATTaggtttaaaagaaaaaatctcaCAATATAATAGGATTGAAGAAAGTGAAGGGACAAATTTGAAAATtcaaaagctttttaaaatcattacatgATGATAAATGTgtgatgttttaattacattaaaggaatattttaattaaagaattcacccaaaaatttatattttgtcattaattactcttcctcgtgtcgttccaaacccgtaaaaccttcgatcatcttcagaacacaaattaagatatttttgataaaatcccagaactttcttgacccttcatagacagcaatgtaactgaaatgttcccaggcccagaaacgtagtaaggacatcgataaaatagtccatgtgacatcagtggttcacaTGCGTCATGGTACTCTCATGAATGGTGCTGAAAGGAgaaaaattgttgaataaaattgttatttttgttttctttgagcacaaacattattctcatagcttcataaaattacacttgaaccactgatatcacatggactattttaacaatgtccttactacctttctggacctgggaacattttaGTTACGTTGCTGTccatggagggtcagaaagctatcggatttcattaaaaatatgttcttttgtgttccgaagatctTACGGGATTTTTGGGTTTACAATCCCTTTTTTATTCTGTGCATCCTAGTTAAATGTCATGGTACtggtaaattattattattactggtAAACTATTAAAGCGGCTGTATGTAAGTTCTGATCGTAAGAATGTATCTGAAAGAAGAGAACTTTTCCCCTCtactttatttattcctgtctCCCTGTTGTGACTACAGGTTATGTTGGTGTGGTCAACCGTAGTCAGAAGGACATTGAGGGAAAAAAGGACATCAGTGCAGCTCTGGCTGCAGAAAGACGGTTCTTCAAGTCACATCCTGCATATAGACACATGGCAGACTGCATGGGCACTCCGTACTTACAGAGGCTCCTCAATCAGGTAACAAGAGAATGATACTACACAGAATATGTCTGAAATACATAGTAGTGCCCagattaaaaaaggaaaattataCTTTGAATTGTATTTCTTCCCTTTTTCTACTCCTAAACCCCTCTCCATCTCTCTAGCAACTTACCAACCACATTCGTGACACATTACCAGCATTACGCAGTCGACTGCAGGGTCAACTTCTGTCACTGGATAAAGAGGCAGAGGAGTACAAGTGCTTGAACCCAGATGACCCCTCGCGCAAGACCAAGGCCTTAATGCAGTgggttcacacacacataaactcacACTAATTCagagaataaataaacatgcacagataaacacaaacaaacatggaCACATACACGCTAGTCTTTACCTAATGCAATAAACAAGACCTTTGTTTACAGCCTAAAGAACAAACAGATTGCAGATAAGACCAGAACTGAAGAtgccacacacaaacacatactgtTTCTTTGTTGTCCAGGCTGATACAGCACTTTGGGCTGGATTTTGAGAAGCGGATCGAAGGATCTGGGGATCAGGTGGACACAGTGGAGCTTTCAGGAGGAGCCAAAATTAATCGCATCTTTCATGAGCGTTTTCCTTTTGAGCTGGTTAAGGTGattcttaaaaaatattaattgattattattaattacttgAATGCCATTCATAGCTCCGAAATCAGAGCAAATGCTGATTTCCTGTTCACATTCCACTACATCAGATGGAGTTTGATGAGAAAGAATTACGAAGGGAGATCAGTTACGCCATTAAAAACATCCATGGCATCAGGTACATGTCACAAACAtttatcaaatgatttaaaagggCACTCagtcattttctgttttcattatgCTTGCCGTTATGGCAGTCATCTTAAACTGTTtaccaaaatattttcatacatAGAGCCTTTCTATATGTTTTTCTCTACCTCtccttctatttttttttttttataacaaaatatattcagatgTTATCTCCCTGTACTGCATTTTTTCTCTGCTCTTGGTGGTTCAGGACAGGCCTGTTCACACCCGATATGGCCTTTGAAGCTATAGTGAAGAAGCAGATTGTGAAGCTTAAAGGGCCGTGTCTCAAGTGTGTAGACATGGTGATCCAGGAGCTCATCAACACAGTACAACAGTGTACCAACAAGGTAAAACATCCTCTTATACATCCTTTTGTGAGTGAATGGATGTACATAGACATGTTTAAGTCAATGACAATTATAATGCTACAGAAGTGTATAATATGTTTCCAGTAAATTCAGCGTGatcttattttactttaaaagttTGCTAAAACAATCTTTAAATAGTGCTTTGCATGACCCAAGtgatcagtgatcagcagaaaAGGAAAGTCATTACAAGTTATTACATGTTAATGAAAGATTAACAAGacaaactatttttattattggaATAACATGGACTAATGGTTCGTTCACCCCTTGTAAAAAATTTTACACATGAACTTTTAAAAGAGTACATATTACAGAAATGATATACTTAAGTACGATCTGAATGTAACATGTTTGGGCACATAATTCCATTATTATTCCATGTTGCAGTTAAATGGAaatatattatagtttaaatttatattaaatgtaattagcTCAACTGTAGAGTGAtattttgaccaatttaaaTTAGACTAAAATACATCTTATATGTAGTTTCATTATTCAGttttctttgaaatatatttgaagtGTATTGCTGGATTTATGGCATGTACtgaagcatttatggtaaactaaaatacagtaaagtatAAAGTATGGCATTtattatggtaaactaaaatatgctTACAgttatttctattgaaacttgcttgtcatgtatttaaatgttttgtaattacacatttgtaatgatgaagttgcaatttagtacatttaaaatatattaactttaagttTAAGTATATTTGTCAatgcatcaaaataagtgtacttcatagcacgacaaaagattattaaaaggatttaaaatgtgctttaaagtaagtgtacttaagtgtgatAAACAACTCTATTATGTACACacaagtggccttttatttaattaatttgacattatctgCAAATACGGTTTTAAACATAAATACTTGAAGTACTTTAGATACCtcaagatttgaagtacacttcACATTCAAAACAATTATGCACACTTCTTTTTAAAGATACAGAAGGGACAAAAAGACAAGGAACTTAAGTTAAGAATGTAAATGGTGGTGGTAatgtttttagatttttctttctattttaacTAGTTTTTTTCTGTCCACAGTTAGAGTCCTTTCCAAAACTGCGAGAGGAGACGGAGAGGATAGTGACCACACACATTCGGGAACGAGAGAGTCAAGCCAAAGACCAGGTCAGACCGATACCTACACACAACCTTTCTAATTAATCTCTCTTTTTAGGGAGGGTGTAGTTGTGGTTGAAAAGAACTTTATTAGCAGTTTACTtacaaatgactgttttatgTATGTCATATCTTGTTTTGCATATTCATGTCTTTGTTCATTGAACAGGTTTTACTTTCACTAGAGATTCAACTCTCTTACATCAACACAAACCATGAAGATTTTATCGGGTTTGCAAAGTaagtctttaaaaatatatatataacaataaaaaaaataaaacacgttTAAGAACATGGCATGAAATATTTTTGCTCCATTTACACATCTCCTTTCAGCGCTCAACAGAAAACCAATCAAACGAGTAAGAAGCCTTCAGCTGGGAACCAGGTGAGTCACAGTGTTTTATGAGCTGATAATATGAACCTGGTATAAATCAGAAAGCATCAGCTGGCAGGGTTTGGACAATCCTTTTCTGGAAGGAAGTCTCTTTTCTGCTCAAGCTCTGTTGCTCTTTTGGTCATCTGTCTCACATCAGATAATATGTGGCTTATGTGTATGTCTAACATTTTTTCATATTAATCTTGCTCTCGATGGCTTGTGTTTCTATTTCAAGTGCTGTAAATTAATGGtcattttttctctttctctctgatgGCTGTTTTTTGCCCCCTTTTCTATCGACTTTCAATGTTTAACATTGGAGTTTCATCATTGTAACTGATGAAATTGGCTcttacaaattatttaaagcCCTGAGCCTAGTAGAGCtcaaaaatggctgcccactttTTAGTGGCCTGTATTCTTTATCTACATTTGACTGAGCAGTTTTTGAATGACAAGCAAGAAGAGTTCTTGTAAGGAGAAGAATTTATTGAAGGTGGTTATGTAGCATGCCCCTCTCTTCAGATCCATTCCATCTTACTCAATGGCCCTTTCAGGGAAGTGTTGGGGAGCtggctggagctaaactctgcagggcagTGACCTTCctggagcaggattggacacacCTGGTTTATATGTCAAAAAATGATTTCCCAATGGAGATTCTAAATGGCTCTGTGCTGTGCACCTAAAATTGATTACAGTGGATATAAGGACAAATATTACAGTCCATTCTGTGAGTTGCTCCTTCCCATCTTCAGTGTCCATTTTAAAGGAATTTTCCAGGTTCAATCATTTGAACAATTAAAGCCTAATTTGAATAAATCTCTAGGTACACTACCATTGAAATGTTTGGGATAAGTAATTCTGAATGAAATTgatcattttattcagcaaggatgcgttaaattgatcaaaagtgatctttttttttaacattgataataataaatgtttattgagcaccaaatcagcatattagaatgatttctgaaggatcatgtgacactgaagactggagtaatgatgctgaaaattcagctttgccatcacaggaataaattacttttgaaaatatttagaaaacagttattaaaaaaagtattattattctCATTATTATGACTGCTACcgaattttaaaaacattcttaCTAACCAAAACTTTAGTGTATgtcaaaaaatgtatgtattgtaCTAATTGCAGTCTAGTAAGCAACtggaataaatgttaaaatacactGTTTCAGAAGTATAGCTACAAAGCATTAACTTTGTACGTTCACTTGagattactgtaataaaatcaattaaaaccATGACTAACAGGATGATTTAGATGACAtaagttacaaataaaaaaaactatttttttctttattttaattatacatggttgactgtaaaaatgttttttctatgtTATTAAACATTCAGGGTGTGAAAGTTATTTTTTGTGGTAATAGAGTTGGACTAGTATTGAACCTGGAGCATTCCTGTTATGTCATAAGGACACTGTATGCTGATCTATGTTCATATCTCCTCCACTGTGCACTGtgctacatacagtatatgctgTTTGCTGTACATGTCTAATCTTTACTAATTTAATCCATCCATTGcttagaaaattattttgtattcttTGTGTTGGTGATATAGTAACATTTCACAAAGTTGAAGGAATAAATGTGGAGTGGCAGCGTGCCAGGAGAGATGCCCATGCTCACTGGTGCCAccttaatgcttttattctctCCTCTCTGCTGATGTTTTAGGGTGCTGCCCCTCCTCCATCCAGTCAAATTGTACGAGTCCAGTGTCTGTAAGCCTTACCTACTGTCTACCAGCGTCACATAGTCTCATTTGTGTTTGTGGCTATGTATGTATGTCAGAAAGCCTGTATGCCTCTGAACACAGCAAAAtcacatcttcctctttattttCCACCCTTTGTCTGGTGCTGCTGCCACATAAATCAAAGACATTCTGAGACTCagaaattcagatttttatgACTCCTGCTAAAACACTCCCCAAACGTTGTTGTACAGTGTGTTTTTCATGCACTACACTTCCCTAAAGACTCCTCAATCAGTGTATATACACAACAGTCCAAAACATGACTTATTTGACCTTTGAACTCTTATTCTGAATCCTGATTTGCCCAGCGGTGTCTTTTAAATCCTAAACCACATTCTAAAACCTTATTCTACTAATTACCTGCTTTTTATTCTCCTGTTCATCATTTTAATGTCTCTGAATCACTGTACTGTATAATGTACTGTCTGTGAATGAACCTCCTTACAGTTTGCAGCCCTGTAACTCTGTAAGTACATGAGTCGTGTGTATGTGGGCgctaatgttaaaaacaggtTGGAATCTCAAACTTCTCTTTGATCTCAGGCCATTTggcgtttgtgtgtgtatatgtttgcGTGTGTGTTTTGCGATTTCTGATTTTGAACAAAAGTGGTG carries:
- the dnm3a gene encoding dynamin 3a isoform X2, whose amino-acid sequence is MGNRGMEELIPLVNRLQDAFSAIGQTCDLDLPQIAVVGGQSAGKSSVLENFVGRDFLPRGSGIVTRRPLVLQLISSTSEHAEFLHCKGKKFTDFDDVRREIEAETDRVTGTNKGISSISINLRVYSPNVLNLTLIDLPGITKVPVGDQPPDIEYQIRDMIMQFICRENCLILAVTPANMDLANSDALKLAKDVDPQGHRTIGVITKLDLMDKGTDVRDVLENRLLPLRRGYVGVVNRSQKDIEGKKDISAALAAERRFFKSHPAYRHMADCMGTPYLQRLLNQQLTNHIRDTLPALRSRLQGQLLSLDKEAEEYKCLNPDDPSRKTKALMQLIQHFGLDFEKRIEGSGDQVDTVELSGGAKINRIFHERFPFELVKMEFDEKELRREISYAIKNIHGIRTGLFTPDMAFEAIVKKQIVKLKGPCLKCVDMVIQELINTVQQCTNKLESFPKLREETERIVTTHIRERESQAKDQVLLSLEIQLSYINTNHEDFIGFANAQQKTNQTSKKPSAGNQGAAPPPSSQIVRVQCL
- the dnm3a gene encoding dynamin 3a isoform X1; its protein translation is MGNRGMEELIPLVNRLQDAFSAIGQTCDLDLPQIAVVGGQSAGKSSVLENFVGRDFLPRGSGIVTRRPLVLQLISSTSEHAEFLHCKGKKFTDFDDVRREIEAETDRVTGTNKGISSISINLRVYSPNVLNLTLIDLPGITKVPVGDQPPDIEYQIRDMIMQFICRENCLILAVTPANMDLANSDALKLAKDVDPQGHRTIGVITKLDLMDKGTDVRDVLENRLLPLRRGYVGVVNRSQKDIEGKKDISAALAAERRFFKSHPAYRHMADCMGTPYLQRLLNQQLTNHIRDTLPALRSRLQGQLLSLDKEAEEYKCLNPDDPSRKTKALMQLIQHFGLDFEKRIEGSGDQVDTVELSGGAKINRIFHERFPFELVKMEFDEKELRREISYAIKNIHGIRTGLFTPDMAFEAIVKKQIVKLKGPCLKCVDMVIQELINTVQQCTNKLESFPKLREETERIVTTHIRERESQAKDQVLLSLEIQLSYINTNHEDFIGFANAQQKTNQTSKKPSAGNQVIRKGWLTINNISLIKGGAKEYWFMLTAESLSWFKDDEEKEKKYMLPLDNLKVRDIEKGFMSSKHVFAIFNTEQRNVYKDYRHLELACDTQDEVDSWKASLLRAGVYPEKTTVDGEGSNQAESFSMDPQLERQVETIRNLVDSYMSIVYKSIRDLMPKTIMHLVINNVEEFIHSELLAQLYSSGDQYSLMDESPEQALRREEVLRTHAALKEALNIITDISTSTISTPLPPPVDNSWLHSGSLHRRSPPGYSVPKKHPAPPAPSLPVRLDAPAPPVSNSTDTTNTTSRPKRVPPGVPRRQPPAVPTQQPH
- the dnm3a gene encoding dynamin 3a isoform X3; the encoded protein is MGNRGMEELIPLVNRLQDAFSAIGQTCDLDLPQIAVVGGQSAGKSSVLENFVGRDFLPRGSGIVTRRPLVLQLISSTSEHAEFLHCKGKKFTDFDDVRREIEAETDRVTGTNKGISSISINLRVYSPNVLNLTLIDLPGITKVPVGDQPPDIEYQIRDMIMQFICRENCLILAVTPANMDLANSDALKLAKDVDPQGHRTIGVITKLDLMDKGTDVRDVLENRLLPLRRGYVGVVNRSQKDIEGKKDISAALAAERRFFKSHPAYRHMADCMGTPYLQRLLNQQLTNHIRDTLPALRSRLQGQLLSLDKEAEEYKCLNPDDPSRKTKALMQLIQHFGLDFEKRIEGSGDQVDTVELSGGAKINRIFHERFPFELVKMEFDEKELRREISYAIKNIHGIRTGLFTPDMAFEAIVKKQIVKLKGPCLKCVDMVIQELINTVQQCTNKLESFPKLREETERIVTTHIRERESQAKDQVLLSLEIQLSYINTNHEDFIGFANAQQKTNQTSKKPSAGNQGAAPPPSSQIVIRKGWLTINNISLIKGGAKEYWFMLTAESLSWFKDDEEKEKKYMLPLDNLKVRDIEKGFMSSKHVFAIFNTEQRNVYKDYRHLELACDTQDEVDSWKASLLRAGVYPEKTTVDGEGSNQAESFSMDPQLERQVETIRNLVDSYMSIVYKSIRDLMPKTIMHLVINNVEEFIHSELLAQLYSSGDQYSLMDESPEQALRREEVLRTHAALKEALNIITDISTSTISTPLPPPVDNSWLHSGSLHRRSPPGYSVPKKHPAPPAPSLPVRLDAPAPPVSNSTDTTNTTSRPKRVPPGVPRRQPPAVPTQQPH